In one window of Thermus aquaticus DNA:
- the secD gene encoding protein translocase subunit SecD: MNRKLTTGLLLLGLFLLSLLAVWKPWAPDEPKVRLGLDLKGGLRILLEADVENPTPDDLEKARTVLENRVNALGVAEPVIQIQGQRRVVVELPGLSQADQDRALKLIGQRAVLEFRILKEGATGTTVAQINQALRENPRLKREDLEKDLIKPEDLGPPLLTGADLADARAVFDQFGRPQVALTFTPEGAKKFEEVTRANVGKRLAIVLDGKVYTAPVIRQAITGGQAVIEGLSGLEEASEIALVLRSGALPVPLKVVEIRAIGPTLGQDAIQAGIRAALIGTLAIFLLIFAYYGPSLGLVASLGLLYTSALILGLLSGLGATLTLPGIAGLVLTLGAAVDGNVLSFERIKEELRAGKRFRQAIPEGFRHSTLTILDVNAAHLLAAAALYQYATGPVRGFAVVLAIGVVASVFSNLVFSRYLLERLAERGEIRPPMWLVDPRWNFMGPARYITAATLLLAALASAVVFTKGFNYSIDFTGGTAYLIRTSPETGVDTLRRFLAEKGFPAKEAVITEVQAPTASASYKEFSLKLPPLEDAKRLELERLFREELKAQVLTSETVGPAVGQELRRNAIMAVLVGLGLILIYVAFRFDWTFGVASVLAVAHDVAIVAGIYSLLGLEFSISTIAALLTIVGYSINDSIVVSDRIRENQKLLRGIPYAEMVNRSINQTLSRTVMTSLTTLLPIIALLFLGGSVLRDFALAIFVGIFVGTYSSIYVVSALVVFWRNLRGQQPKRA, encoded by the coding sequence ATGAACCGCAAACTGACCACCGGCCTGCTTCTTTTGGGCCTTTTCCTCCTTTCCCTCCTGGCGGTGTGGAAGCCCTGGGCCCCGGATGAGCCCAAGGTCCGCCTGGGCCTGGACCTCAAAGGGGGGCTTCGCATCTTGCTGGAAGCGGACGTGGAAAACCCCACCCCCGACGACCTGGAAAAGGCCCGCACCGTGCTGGAAAACCGCGTCAACGCCCTGGGCGTGGCCGAGCCCGTCATCCAGATCCAGGGGCAGAGGCGCGTCGTGGTGGAGCTCCCCGGCCTCTCCCAGGCCGACCAGGACCGGGCCCTGAAGCTCATCGGCCAGCGGGCGGTCCTGGAGTTCCGCATCCTCAAGGAAGGGGCCACCGGCACCACCGTGGCCCAGATCAACCAGGCCCTGAGGGAAAACCCCCGCCTGAAGCGGGAGGACCTGGAAAAGGACCTGATCAAGCCCGAGGACCTGGGGCCGCCCCTCCTCACGGGGGCGGACCTGGCGGACGCCCGGGCGGTCTTTGACCAGTTCGGCCGCCCCCAGGTGGCCCTCACCTTCACCCCCGAAGGAGCCAAGAAGTTTGAGGAGGTGACCCGGGCCAACGTGGGCAAGCGTCTCGCCATCGTCCTGGACGGCAAGGTCTACACCGCCCCCGTCATCCGCCAGGCCATCACCGGCGGGCAGGCGGTCATTGAGGGGCTTTCCGGCCTCGAGGAGGCCAGCGAGATCGCCCTGGTCCTGCGCTCGGGGGCTCTGCCCGTGCCCCTCAAGGTGGTGGAGATCCGGGCCATCGGCCCCACCCTGGGCCAAGACGCCATCCAGGCGGGCATCAGGGCGGCGTTGATCGGCACCCTGGCCATCTTCCTCCTCATCTTCGCCTACTACGGGCCAAGCCTGGGCCTGGTGGCCTCCTTGGGCCTCCTTTACACCTCAGCCCTGATCCTGGGCCTTCTCTCGGGGCTCGGGGCTACCCTCACCCTGCCCGGCATCGCCGGTCTGGTCCTCACCCTGGGCGCGGCGGTGGACGGCAACGTCCTCTCCTTTGAGCGCATCAAGGAGGAGCTCCGGGCGGGCAAGCGCTTCCGCCAGGCTATCCCCGAGGGCTTCCGGCACTCCACCCTCACCATCTTGGACGTCAACGCGGCCCACCTCCTGGCGGCGGCGGCGCTTTACCAGTACGCCACCGGCCCCGTGCGGGGCTTCGCCGTGGTCCTGGCCATCGGGGTGGTGGCCAGCGTCTTCTCCAACCTGGTCTTCAGCCGCTACCTCCTGGAGCGCCTGGCCGAGCGGGGGGAGATCCGGCCCCCCATGTGGCTGGTGGACCCCCGGTGGAACTTCATGGGCCCGGCCCGCTACATCACGGCGGCCACCCTGCTCCTGGCCGCGCTGGCCTCGGCCGTGGTCTTCACCAAGGGCTTCAACTACAGCATTGACTTCACCGGAGGCACCGCCTACCTGATCCGGACCTCCCCGGAGACGGGCGTGGACACCCTGAGGCGCTTCCTGGCGGAGAAGGGCTTCCCCGCCAAGGAGGCCGTCATCACCGAGGTCCAGGCCCCTACCGCCAGCGCCAGCTACAAGGAGTTCTCCTTGAAGCTCCCTCCCCTCGAGGACGCCAAGCGCCTGGAGCTGGAAAGGCTCTTTAGGGAGGAGCTGAAGGCCCAGGTCCTCACCTCGGAGACCGTGGGCCCCGCCGTGGGCCAGGAGCTGAGGCGGAACGCCATCATGGCGGTGCTGGTGGGCCTTGGCCTCATCCTCATCTACGTGGCCTTCCGCTTTGACTGGACCTTCGGCGTGGCCAGCGTCCTGGCGGTGGCCCACGACGTGGCCATCGTGGCGGGGATCTACAGCCTCCTGGGCCTGGAGTTTTCCATCTCCACCATCGCCGCCCTGCTCACCATCGTGGGCTACTCCATCAACGACTCCATCGTGGTCTCGGACCGGATTCGGGAAAACCAGAAGCTCCTGCGGGGGATCCCCTACGCCGAGATGGTCAACCGCTCCATCAACCAGACCCTCTCCCGCACGGTGATGACCAGCCTCACCACCCTCCTGCCCATCATCGCCCTCCTCTTCCTGGGGGGAAGCGTCCTAAGGGACTTCGCCCTGGCCATCTTCGTGGGCATCTTCGTGGGCACCTATAGCTCCATCTACGTGGTGAGCGCCCTGGTGGTCTTCTGGCGGAACCTCCGGGGCCAACAGCCCAAGCGGGCCTAA
- a CDS encoding sensor histidine kinase, translated as MSLRARLALVIALLAFLPNLVLALTLGLMGEGPWLPLLLWLLLLALVSAMVGYFLSRSLLKPLEELTLALAYLSLKGGSVASLRLPSPQEPPPEEVAKLRRRFEELLERLRELMEAREAFYAALAHDLKTPLLSAIRALEYLEGRDDLGRERRVALLHQVRQELARAHLLVENLLALSRLEAHAPRRETLNLRALAEDLLLRHGEEARRRGLGLEVAGAGLARGDRLLLERALANLLENALRHARTRVRLLVEEGAISVEDDGPGLPLPLSALAQPFRQGEGLRGSSGLGLYTAKRVAEALGGRLTACASSLGGACLRLELPRL; from the coding sequence ATGAGTCTAAGGGCTAGGCTCGCCCTGGTCATCGCTCTCCTCGCCTTTTTGCCCAACCTGGTCCTGGCCCTCACCCTGGGCCTCATGGGGGAGGGGCCCTGGCTTCCCCTCCTCCTCTGGCTCCTCCTTCTCGCCCTGGTCTCCGCCATGGTGGGCTACTTCCTCTCGCGAAGCCTCCTCAAGCCCCTGGAGGAGCTCACCCTGGCCCTGGCCTACCTCTCCTTGAAGGGGGGGTCGGTGGCAAGCCTCAGGCTCCCTTCCCCCCAGGAGCCCCCACCGGAGGAGGTCGCCAAGCTGAGGCGGCGCTTTGAAGAGCTCTTGGAGCGCCTGCGGGAGCTCATGGAGGCCCGTGAGGCCTTCTACGCCGCCTTGGCCCACGACCTCAAGACCCCCCTCCTCTCCGCCATCCGGGCCCTGGAGTACCTGGAAGGCCGGGACGACCTGGGCCGGGAGAGGCGGGTAGCCCTCCTCCACCAGGTGCGGCAGGAGCTGGCCCGGGCCCACCTCCTAGTGGAGAACCTCCTGGCGCTTTCCCGCCTCGAGGCCCACGCCCCCAGGCGGGAGACCCTGAACCTGAGGGCCCTGGCCGAGGACCTCCTCCTCCGCCACGGCGAGGAGGCGCGAAGGCGGGGCCTAGGCCTGGAGGTGGCGGGAGCGGGGCTCGCCCGGGGGGACAGGCTTCTACTGGAAAGGGCCCTGGCCAACCTCCTGGAAAACGCCCTGCGCCACGCCAGGACCCGGGTGCGCCTCCTGGTGGAGGAGGGGGCCATCAGCGTGGAGGACGACGGACCCGGCCTTCCCCTTCCCCTTTCGGCCCTGGCCCAGCCCTTCCGCCAGGGGGAGGGGCTTAGGGGAAGCTCGGGCCTCGGCCTTTACACCGCCAAGCGGGTGGCCGAGGCCCTGGGAGGGAGGCTCACCGCCTGCGCCTCCTCCTTGGGCGGGGCCTGCCTCAGGCTGGAGCTCCCCAGGCTTTAG
- the rimP gene encoding ribosome maturation factor RimP, translated as MDLWRLVEEAVEPLDLEVLEVKEAPGEVLVRLERKDEKPITVADLERASRHIEAVLDREDPIPGSYRLLVESPGPKRPLFTRRHFERFQGLKAKVPGPEGFVGRILRVEGDEVVFQVGSLEKRLTLGTFRATLAEWPEEPR; from the coding sequence GTGGAAGAAGCGGTGGAACCTTTGGACCTCGAGGTCCTAGAGGTCAAGGAGGCCCCGGGAGAGGTCCTGGTGCGGCTTGAGCGCAAGGACGAGAAGCCCATCACCGTGGCCGATCTGGAGCGGGCCAGCCGCCACATTGAGGCGGTCTTGGACCGGGAGGACCCCATCCCCGGGAGCTACCGCCTTCTGGTGGAGTCCCCAGGTCCCAAAAGGCCCCTTTTCACCCGCCGCCACTTTGAGCGCTTCCAGGGGCTAAAGGCCAAGGTCCCGGGCCCGGAGGGCTTCGTGGGGAGGATCCTCCGGGTGGAAGGGGACGAGGTGGTCTTCCAGGTGGGCTCCCTGGAGAAGCGCCTCACCCTGGGCACCTTCCGCGCCACCCTGGCCGAATGGCCTGAGGAGCCCAGATAG
- the infB gene encoding translation initiation factor IF-2: protein MAKIRIYQLAKELGMKSEELLELLDQMGVPYKSHASTLSEEDAEAVRELVKEQRGLQEKQAEEERRKSLPRRPPVVVIMGHVDHGKTTLLDYLRKSRIAEKEAGGITQHVGAFEVKTPQGTVVFIDTPGHEAFTTIRQRGAKVADIAVIVIAADDGVMPQTEEAIAHAKAAGAKIIFALNKMDLPQADPEKVKRQLMERGFVPEEYGGDAIIVPISAKTGQGVQDLLEMILLIAELEDYRADPNAEPKGVILESKLDKQAGIIANMLVQEGTFRVGDYVVAGEVYGRIRAMMDSEGNQRKEAGPGSAVQVLGFQELPHAGDVVEWVPDLEAAKEIAEERKEERRAKEEAERERRPRTMADLLRALEEEGQKEVNLILRADTQGSLEAIQHILARESTDEVKINVLLAQVGAPTESDVLLAQTAGAAILAFGVNPPASVKKKAEEKGVLLKTFRIIYDLIDEVRNMVKGQKEPKYKEEVLGRAEVRAVFRLPTGKQVAGCMVTQGKILRNAEVRVLRKGQEIWRGRIGSLKRFKEDVREVAQGYECGLGLEGFDEFQEGDIIEAFQLVEVPA from the coding sequence ATGGCCAAAATACGCATCTACCAGCTGGCTAAAGAGCTGGGCATGAAGAGCGAGGAGCTTTTAGAGCTCCTGGACCAGATGGGGGTGCCCTACAAGTCCCACGCTTCCACCCTGAGCGAGGAGGACGCCGAGGCGGTGCGGGAGCTGGTCAAGGAGCAAAGGGGCCTACAGGAAAAACAGGCCGAGGAGGAGAGGCGGAAAAGCCTCCCCAGGCGCCCCCCCGTGGTGGTCATCATGGGCCACGTGGACCACGGGAAGACCACCCTCCTGGACTACCTCAGGAAAAGCCGCATCGCCGAGAAGGAGGCCGGGGGGATCACCCAGCACGTGGGGGCCTTTGAGGTGAAAACCCCCCAGGGGACCGTGGTCTTCATTGACACCCCGGGGCACGAGGCCTTCACCACCATCCGCCAGCGGGGGGCCAAGGTGGCGGACATCGCCGTGATCGTCATCGCCGCCGACGACGGGGTCATGCCCCAGACCGAAGAGGCCATCGCCCACGCCAAGGCCGCCGGGGCCAAGATCATCTTCGCCCTCAACAAGATGGACCTGCCCCAGGCCGACCCCGAGAAGGTGAAGCGCCAGCTGATGGAGCGGGGCTTCGTGCCCGAGGAGTACGGGGGCGACGCCATCATCGTGCCCATTAGCGCCAAGACGGGGCAAGGGGTACAGGACCTCCTGGAGATGATCCTCCTCATCGCCGAGCTGGAGGACTACCGGGCCGACCCGAACGCCGAGCCTAAAGGGGTGATCCTGGAGTCCAAGCTGGACAAGCAGGCGGGCATCATCGCCAACATGCTGGTCCAGGAAGGCACCTTCCGCGTGGGGGACTACGTGGTGGCCGGGGAGGTCTATGGACGCATCCGGGCCATGATGGACTCCGAGGGCAACCAGCGCAAGGAGGCGGGGCCGGGAAGCGCCGTCCAGGTCCTGGGCTTCCAGGAGCTCCCCCACGCCGGCGACGTGGTGGAGTGGGTACCGGACCTCGAGGCCGCCAAGGAGATCGCCGAGGAGCGCAAGGAGGAAAGGAGGGCCAAGGAGGAGGCCGAGAGGGAGCGCCGCCCCAGGACCATGGCCGACCTCCTGCGGGCCCTAGAGGAGGAGGGGCAGAAGGAGGTCAACCTCATCCTGCGGGCGGACACCCAGGGCTCCCTGGAGGCCATCCAGCACATCCTGGCCCGGGAGAGCACCGACGAGGTGAAGATCAACGTCCTCCTGGCCCAGGTGGGGGCCCCCACGGAATCCGACGTCCTCCTGGCCCAGACGGCGGGAGCGGCCATTTTGGCCTTCGGGGTCAACCCGCCCGCCTCGGTGAAGAAAAAGGCCGAGGAGAAGGGGGTCCTCCTCAAGACCTTCCGCATCATCTACGACCTCATTGACGAAGTGCGGAACATGGTCAAGGGGCAGAAGGAGCCCAAGTACAAGGAGGAGGTCCTGGGCCGGGCCGAGGTGCGGGCCGTCTTCCGCCTGCCCACGGGCAAGCAGGTGGCCGGGTGCATGGTCACCCAGGGCAAGATCCTGAGGAACGCCGAGGTGCGGGTTCTGCGCAAGGGGCAGGAGATCTGGCGGGGCCGCATCGGAAGCCTCAAGCGCTTCAAGGAGGACGTGCGGGAGGTGGCCCAGGGCTACGAGTGCGGGCTTGGCCTCGAGGGCTTTGACGAGTTCCAGGAAGGGGACATCATAGAGGCCTTCCAGCTGGTGGAGGTGCCCGCTTAG
- the cdd gene encoding cytidine deaminase, whose protein sequence is MERIKALLQAHVERAYAPYSGFPVVALVEAEGEAFLGVNVENAAFPLSQCAERNAVAAMVLAGKRRIDRVHVYSPKGPIPPCGGCRQVLMEFGGPEGEVVLHGPEGEEVTTLGALLPMAFRL, encoded by the coding sequence ATGGAGAGGATTAAGGCCCTCCTCCAAGCCCACGTGGAGCGGGCCTACGCCCCCTACTCGGGCTTTCCCGTGGTGGCCCTGGTGGAGGCCGAGGGGGAGGCCTTTTTGGGGGTCAACGTGGAAAACGCCGCCTTTCCCCTCTCCCAGTGCGCCGAAAGGAACGCCGTGGCCGCCATGGTCCTGGCGGGCAAAAGGCGCATAGACCGCGTCCACGTCTATAGCCCCAAAGGCCCCATCCCCCCTTGCGGCGGGTGCCGCCAGGTCCTCATGGAGTTCGGGGGGCCTGAGGGGGAGGTGGTCCTCCACGGGCCCGAAGGGGAGGAGGTCACCACCTTAGGGGCCCTCCTCCCCATGGCCTTTAGGCTTTAG
- the sdaAB gene encoding L-serine ammonia-lyase, iron-sulfur-dependent subunit beta yields the protein MGLLDMIGPVMVGPSSSHTAGACRLALIARYLLGEVPKRVEFGLHGSFAKTGKGHGTHLALTAGVLGLKPDDERLKESLALAEKEGVEVVFKEVELGDVHPNTVRMVLEGEKERIVVTGSSLGGGLVRVFDLDGFEVRITGQAPTLVVKNVDTPGVVARVARILADDEVNIAYLTVSRKKKGGEAMMSLEVDRPVSEVPLKYLEYLSYILWVRQIPPVME from the coding sequence ATGGGCCTACTGGACATGATCGGCCCCGTCATGGTGGGGCCCTCCTCCAGCCACACGGCGGGGGCCTGCCGCCTGGCCCTCATCGCCAGGTATCTCCTCGGGGAAGTCCCCAAGCGGGTGGAGTTCGGCCTTCACGGCTCCTTCGCCAAGACGGGCAAGGGGCACGGCACCCACCTGGCCCTCACGGCCGGGGTCCTGGGCCTCAAGCCCGACGACGAGCGCCTCAAGGAGAGCCTGGCCCTGGCGGAGAAGGAGGGGGTGGAGGTGGTCTTCAAGGAGGTGGAGCTGGGCGATGTCCACCCCAACACCGTCCGCATGGTCCTGGAGGGGGAGAAGGAGCGAATCGTGGTTACCGGGAGCTCCCTGGGCGGGGGGCTGGTGCGGGTTTTTGACCTGGACGGCTTTGAGGTGCGCATCACCGGCCAGGCCCCTACCCTGGTGGTGAAGAACGTGGACACCCCGGGGGTGGTGGCCCGGGTGGCCCGCATCCTGGCCGACGACGAGGTCAACATCGCCTACCTCACCGTGAGCCGCAAGAAGAAGGGGGGCGAGGCCATGATGAGCCTCGAGGTGGACCGCCCCGTCTCCGAGGTGCCGCTAAAGTACCTGGAGTACCTCTCCTACATCCTCTGGGTGCGGCAGATTCCCCCGGTCATGGAATAG
- a CDS encoding YlxR family protein codes for MKHVPLRMCVACRKRRPKGELLRVVLTEGGFLLDPTGKLPGRGAYVCPDNPDCWTEKKLRRFAGGRAKALSEALMAHLGGKDGQNTHLPAG; via the coding sequence ATGAAGCACGTCCCCCTGCGCATGTGCGTGGCCTGCCGCAAAAGGCGGCCCAAGGGGGAGCTACTCCGGGTGGTCCTGACCGAGGGGGGCTTCCTCCTGGACCCCACGGGGAAGCTCCCCGGCAGGGGGGCCTACGTCTGCCCCGACAACCCGGACTGCTGGACGGAAAAGAAGCTCCGGCGCTTCGCCGGAGGCCGGGCCAAGGCCTTGTCCGAAGCGCTTATGGCCCACCTAGGAGGTAAGGATGGCCAAAATACGCATCTACCAGCTGGCTAA
- the lepA gene encoding translation elongation factor 4, whose protein sequence is MGRMDQRRIRNFSIIAHVDHGKSTLADRILQMTHAVSEREMREQFLDSLELERERGITIKASAVRVAYRAGDGETYTFHLIDTPGHVDFTYEVSRALAAVEGVLLVVDATQGVEAQTIANFYLALEHNHTIIPVINKIDLPNARPLEVALEVEEVLGLPADEAIFASGKTGEGVEEILEAIVKRIPPPQGDPGAPLKALIFDSLYDAYQGVIPYIRVFDGRVRPGDRIRIFSTGKEFLVDKVGTFTPQGLVPLEALSAGEVGWLTAAIRDIHDVQVGDTLTLADRPTPTPYPGFRPAKPVVFAGLYPVESQDYGKLRDALEKLKLNDAALHFEPETSTALGFGFRCGFLGLLHAEIVQERLEREFGLELIATAPSVVYKVRLKDGTEREIHNPADLPDPTKMEEILEPYVKLTIFTPEEYVGAIMQLVQEKRGRLVNMTYLPGAQKRVELVYEVPFAEILYDFHDRLKSVSRGYASMDYEQMGYQPGDLVKVNVLVHGEPVDALTFIAHRDKAYSMARAIVDKLAEVIPRQLFEVPIQAAIGGKIIARATVKALRKDVLAKCYGGDVTRKKKLLEKQKEGKKRLKAIGKVEVPQEAFLAVLSAGRDESKG, encoded by the coding sequence ATGGGAAGGATGGACCAGCGCCGCATCCGCAACTTTTCCATCATCGCCCACGTGGACCACGGGAAGTCCACCCTGGCCGACCGCATCCTGCAGATGACCCACGCCGTGAGCGAGCGGGAGATGCGGGAGCAGTTTCTGGACTCCCTGGAGTTGGAGCGGGAGCGGGGCATCACCATCAAGGCCAGCGCTGTCCGGGTGGCCTACCGGGCGGGGGACGGGGAGACCTACACCTTTCACCTCATTGACACCCCCGGCCACGTGGACTTCACCTACGAGGTCTCCCGGGCCTTGGCGGCGGTGGAGGGGGTGCTGCTGGTGGTGGACGCCACCCAGGGGGTGGAGGCCCAGACCATCGCCAACTTCTACCTGGCCCTGGAGCACAACCACACCATCATCCCGGTCATCAACAAGATTGACCTGCCCAACGCCAGGCCCCTGGAGGTGGCCCTCGAGGTGGAGGAGGTCTTAGGCCTTCCCGCCGACGAGGCCATCTTCGCCTCCGGGAAGACCGGGGAGGGGGTGGAGGAGATCCTGGAGGCCATCGTGAAGCGCATCCCGCCCCCCCAGGGGGACCCCGGGGCCCCCCTCAAGGCCCTCATCTTTGACTCCCTCTACGACGCCTACCAGGGGGTGATCCCCTACATCCGGGTCTTTGATGGGCGGGTGCGCCCCGGAGACCGGATCCGCATCTTCTCCACGGGCAAGGAGTTCCTGGTGGACAAGGTGGGCACCTTCACCCCCCAGGGTCTCGTGCCCTTGGAGGCGCTCTCCGCCGGAGAGGTGGGCTGGCTCACCGCCGCCATCCGCGACATCCACGACGTGCAGGTGGGCGACACCCTCACCCTGGCGGACCGCCCCACGCCCACCCCCTACCCCGGCTTCCGCCCCGCCAAGCCCGTGGTCTTCGCCGGGCTTTACCCGGTGGAGTCCCAGGATTACGGCAAGCTTCGCGACGCCCTGGAAAAGCTCAAGCTCAACGACGCCGCCCTCCACTTTGAGCCGGAGACCTCCACCGCCCTCGGCTTCGGCTTCCGCTGTGGCTTTTTGGGCCTCCTGCACGCCGAAATCGTCCAGGAGAGGCTGGAGCGGGAGTTTGGCCTGGAGCTCATCGCCACCGCCCCCAGCGTGGTCTACAAGGTGCGCCTCAAGGACGGCACCGAAAGGGAGATCCACAACCCCGCCGACCTCCCCGACCCCACCAAGATGGAGGAGATCCTGGAGCCCTACGTGAAGCTCACCATCTTCACCCCCGAGGAGTACGTGGGGGCCATTATGCAACTGGTCCAGGAGAAGCGGGGCCGGCTGGTCAACATGACCTACCTGCCGGGGGCGCAGAAACGGGTGGAGCTCGTCTACGAGGTCCCCTTCGCCGAGATCCTCTACGACTTCCACGACCGCCTCAAAAGCGTCTCCCGGGGCTACGCCTCCATGGACTACGAGCAGATGGGCTACCAGCCCGGGGACCTGGTCAAGGTGAACGTCCTGGTGCACGGGGAGCCGGTGGACGCCCTCACCTTCATCGCCCACCGGGACAAGGCCTACAGCATGGCCCGGGCCATCGTGGACAAGCTGGCCGAGGTGATCCCCCGCCAGCTCTTTGAGGTGCCCATCCAGGCGGCCATCGGGGGGAAGATCATCGCCCGCGCCACGGTGAAGGCCCTGAGGAAGGACGTGCTGGCCAAGTGCTACGGCGGGGACGTGACCCGCAAGAAGAAGCTTCTGGAGAAGCAGAAGGAGGGCAAGAAGCGGCTCAAGGCCATCGGCAAGGTGGAGGTGCCCCAGGAGGCCTTCCTGGCGGTGCTCTCGGCGGGGCGGGATGAGTCTAAGGGCTAG
- the nusA gene encoding transcription termination factor NusA: MNREFIEALQHLALERGVSTEEVLEAFKEALRKAYIKRQKGYKKEEVEEGKGPEVDVYIDPQTGRIEMVEVRRVVEKVEDPDKEISLAEALQYDPEVQLGDEMEFPIDPEGLSRVAIQDLRQLLTQRLKESERNRIYNEYKDKEGQVLTGVVTRVDNRGNVFVDLGRGEAYLPKSEQIPTERYYPGQRLKVYLKKVDRSAKGPSLIVSRAHEKLLEHLLKQEVPEIAEGIVEIKAIAREPGRRSKVAVTSHNPNVDPIGACIGHKGQRIQAVSAELGREKVDIILWSKDPKEFIRNALSPAQVGSIELDPEAKKARVKVTKDQHSLAIGTGGQNVRLASKLTGYDIHFEEAEISDLDEAIRRAAQEEAEEKTRAKEEFEKLFRDL, translated from the coding sequence ATGAACCGGGAGTTCATAGAAGCCCTGCAGCACCTCGCCCTGGAGCGCGGGGTCAGCACGGAGGAGGTCCTCGAGGCCTTCAAGGAGGCCCTGCGCAAGGCCTACATCAAAAGACAAAAAGGATACAAAAAAGAGGAGGTGGAGGAGGGCAAGGGCCCCGAGGTGGACGTCTACATTGACCCCCAGACCGGGCGGATAGAGATGGTGGAGGTCCGCCGGGTGGTGGAGAAGGTGGAGGACCCCGATAAGGAGATCTCCCTGGCCGAGGCCCTCCAGTACGACCCCGAGGTCCAGCTAGGGGACGAGATGGAGTTCCCCATTGATCCCGAGGGGCTCTCCCGGGTGGCCATCCAGGACCTGCGCCAGCTCCTCACCCAGCGCCTCAAGGAGTCCGAGCGGAACCGCATCTACAACGAGTACAAGGACAAGGAAGGGCAGGTCCTGACCGGCGTGGTGACCCGGGTGGACAACCGGGGCAACGTCTTCGTGGACCTGGGCCGGGGGGAGGCCTACCTGCCCAAGAGCGAGCAGATCCCCACCGAGCGCTACTACCCCGGCCAGCGCCTCAAGGTCTACCTGAAGAAGGTGGACCGCTCGGCCAAGGGCCCCTCCCTGATCGTGAGCCGGGCCCACGAGAAGCTTCTGGAACACCTCCTCAAGCAGGAGGTCCCCGAGATCGCCGAGGGCATCGTGGAGATCAAGGCCATCGCCCGGGAGCCCGGCCGCAGGAGCAAGGTGGCGGTGACGAGCCACAACCCCAACGTGGATCCCATCGGGGCCTGCATCGGCCACAAGGGCCAGCGGATCCAGGCGGTCTCGGCGGAGCTGGGCCGGGAAAAGGTGGACATCATCCTGTGGTCCAAAGACCCCAAGGAGTTCATCAGAAACGCCCTCTCCCCCGCCCAGGTGGGCTCCATTGAGCTGGACCCCGAGGCCAAGAAGGCCCGGGTCAAGGTGACCAAGGACCAGCACTCCCTGGCCATCGGCACCGGCGGGCAGAACGTGCGCCTGGCCTCCAAGCTCACCGGCTACGACATCCACTTTGAGGAGGCGGAGATCTCCGACCTGGACGAGGCCATCCGCCGGGCGGCCCAGGAGGAGGCCGAGGAGAAGACCCGGGCCAAGGAGGAGTTTGAGAAGCTCTTCCGGGACCTCTAG
- a CDS encoding dihydrodipicolinate synthase family protein: MILPPIPTPFDGKGRLDTGAFQELALALEPLVDGLLIYGSNGEGVHLTPEERRLGLQALKPRKPFLVGLMEETLPQAERALEEAREAGAFALLATPPRYYHASLGEGLLRYYEALAERMPLFLYHVPQNTRVDLPLSAVAALGQHPKILGIKDSSGEMHRLAFYQARLRDFRVFTGHAPTFLAALALGAEGGILAAANLAPRAYKALLAHFQEGRLAEAQALQRRLYPLGDLLSRGGVPLLKQALRHLGLPAGYPRPPYPQESPLFGELLPVLDSLKEEGWIL; the protein is encoded by the coding sequence GTGATCCTGCCCCCCATCCCCACCCCCTTTGACGGGAAGGGCCGCCTGGACACGGGGGCCTTCCAGGAGCTGGCCCTGGCCCTGGAGCCCCTGGTGGACGGGCTTCTCATTTACGGCTCCAACGGCGAAGGGGTCCACCTCACCCCCGAGGAGCGCCGCCTGGGCCTTCAGGCCCTGAAGCCCAGGAAGCCCTTCCTGGTGGGCCTCATGGAGGAGACCCTGCCCCAGGCGGAGAGGGCCTTGGAAGAGGCCAGGGAGGCCGGAGCCTTCGCCCTCCTGGCCACCCCTCCCCGCTACTACCACGCAAGCCTGGGAGAGGGCCTTCTCCGCTACTACGAGGCCCTGGCGGAGAGGATGCCCCTTTTCCTCTACCACGTGCCCCAGAACACCAGGGTGGACCTGCCTCTTTCCGCCGTGGCCGCCCTGGGCCAGCACCCAAAGATCCTGGGCATCAAGGACTCCAGCGGGGAGATGCACCGGCTCGCCTTCTACCAGGCCCGCCTGAGGGACTTCCGGGTCTTCACCGGCCACGCCCCCACCTTCCTGGCCGCCTTGGCCCTGGGGGCGGAAGGGGGCATCCTGGCGGCCGCCAACCTGGCCCCCAGGGCCTACAAGGCCCTCCTGGCCCACTTCCAGGAGGGCCGGCTGGCCGAGGCCCAGGCCCTGCAGCGGCGGCTATACCCCTTGGGGGACCTCCTCTCCCGGGGCGGGGTTCCCCTCCTCAAGCAGGCCCTGAGGCACCTGGGCCTGCCGGCGGGCTACCCCAGGCCCCCCTACCCCCAGGAAAGCCCCCTTTTCGGCGAGCTCCTGCCGGTGCTAGACTCCCTGAAGGAAGAGGGGTGGATTCTATGA